The following coding sequences are from one Megachile rotundata isolate GNS110a chromosome 13, iyMegRotu1, whole genome shotgun sequence window:
- the LOC143265617 gene encoding uncharacterized protein LOC143265617, which translates to MVSYGQTNGLLATAIIHVLNKDRRPIRSRTLIDTCSNANFITEELAKELRLPSTRAMVSIEGISQSNTLANKIVSATIKSRFNEYQRTLTFLIVPKIAEPIPDIPINRSTIQIPPNIKLADPFFHQPGKIDMLLGTGPSLSCLSIGHLNISNRNDSDLILQKTQLGWIIRGSVPISVTNSNRKTFVANLNFDMQKFWEIEEGPHAQHLSAEDHECEKHFEEFVRREDSGRYVVALSFNEKKSQLGESRSRAVNRFLSLERKLKRNPVLREQYTAVINEYITLEHMTQVETFNTPGFYLPHHAVEKQSSSTTKVRVVFDGSAKTSSGISLNDALMTGPTIQDNLFALLLRFRMYAYVMTCDIEKMYRQFLVRPEDRAYQRIIWRDNRGNLGTFELNTVTFGLSSAPYLAIRCLHQLAEDESSSFPKAAQIVKRDLYVDDLLTGADTFEDAQEIQTQICEMLTRGGLNIRQWASNNPNLLQGLREDQIHPKILGETATVKTLGIAWDARQDTIRYTVDLPTCEKISKRTILSTIAKIFDPLGLLGPVTILAKLLMQRLWQLKIDWDESLPANIHTEWITYTHQLRTLNDVEFPRYVSLREHQRIEIHGFSDASELAYGACLYIRTIDKYGHIETQLFCAKSRVAPLKTVTLARLELCGAVLLASLYTTVRTAITHVIDETYLWTDSTIVLNWINSQPCMLKTFVANRVADIQGKTDVTTWRHVRSEDNPADLMSRGVMPAQFLNNELWRHGPKWLRYNITTWPESKFKSSNNVPEMKKTICLATSIVRIDEIVNRYSCIRKLIRIVAYCLRFRPNRRITGPLTVAELQEAHTRVIKLVQSVAFAQDLQNLKTGELHSKSKLRSLHPFLDSQGILRVGGRLQNATIPFAQKHPILLPKGNHITDLIIREAHTQNHHAGVTATLYNVRQKYWPIDGKNETRKIIRQCVRCFRVRPPDVEYLMGNLPAARVTGIRPFYNCGVDYCGPFYVKERRYRNRAQIKIYVAVFTCFATKAVHLEVSE; encoded by the coding sequence ATGGTTTCATACGGACAAACTAATGGATTATTGGCGACCGCAATAATCCATGTGTTAAATAAGGACCGACGGCCCATTCGAAGTCGAACCTTGATTGACACGTGTTCTAACGCGAATTTCATCACTGAAGAACTCGCGAAAGAACTAAGACTGCCATCGACACGGGCAATGGTTTCTATCGAGGGAATCAGCCAATCAAACACGCTCGCGAATAAGATTGTTTCAGCAACGATAAAATCCAGATTCAATGAATATCAGCGAACCCTGACCTTTCTCATCGTTCCGAAGATCGCAGAGCCGATACCTGATATTCCAATTAACCGCTCGACCATTCAAATCCCGCCGAACATTAAACTCGCCGATCCGTTTTTCCACCAGCCGGGAAAAATTGATATGCTATTAGGTACCGGTCCGTCATTATCATGTCTGAGTATCGGGCATCTCAACATTTCCAATCGCAATGATTCAGACCTAATTTTGCAAAAGACACAATTAGGCTGGATCATCAGGGGGAGCGTACCGATATCCGTAACGAATTCGAACCGCAAAACATTTGTCGCCAATCTAAACTTCGATAtgcagaaattttgggaaatcgAGGAAGGTCCCCACGCGCAGCACCTTTCGGCTGAAGATCACGAATGCGAAAAACATTTCGAGGAATTTGTTCGTCGCGAAGATTCCGGTCGTTACGTCGTCGCATTATCGTTCAACGAGAAGAAGTCACAACTCGGAGAATCTCGTTCACGTGCCGTAAATCGTTTTTTGTCACTTGAACGGAAATTGAAGCGCAATCCAGTGTTACGCGAACAATACACTGCGGTTATTAATGAATACATCACACTCGAGCATATGACACAGGTAGAAACTTTCAACACGCCGGGTTTCTACCTGCCACATCACGCGGTGGAAAAACAATCAAGTTCGACGACCAAAGTACGGGTTGTTTTCGATGGGTCCGCGAAAACAAGCAGCGGAATTTCATTGAACGATGCGCTAATGACGGGACCTACAATTCAGGATAATCTTTTCGCGCTACTCCTACGCTTTCGCATGTACGCGTATGTCATGACCTGTGACATCGAAAAAATGTACCGGCAATTCCTCGTTCGACCGGAGGATCGGGCATATCAGCGTATTATATGGAGAGACAACCGTGGTAATTTAGGAACATTCGAGCTAAACACGGTCACGTTTGGTCTTTCATCAGCCCCGTATCTCGCGATTAGATGCCTTCATCAACTCGCGGAGGATGAAAGTAGCAGTTTTCCGAAAGCAGCACAAATCGTAAAACGAGATCTCTACGTTGATGATCTTCTTACCGGCGCGGACACATTCGAAGATGCTCAGGAGATCCAAACTCAAATCTGCGAGATGCTCACGAGGGGAGGCCTCAACATTCGTCAGTGGGCTTCTAATAATCCTAACCTTCTCCAAGGCCTCAGAGAAGATCAAATCCATCCGAAGATCTTAGGAGAGACCGCCACAGTGAAGACGTTAGGAATTGCCTGGGACGCGCGACAAGATACGATTCGATACACCGTCGATCTTCCAACGTGCGAAAAAATCAGTAAACGTACCATTCTGTCAACTATTGCCAAAATTTTCGATCCGTTAGGTTTGCTCGGGCCGGTCACAATTCTTGCAAAACTCTTGATGCAACGTCTTtggcaattaaaaattgattgggACGAGTCGCTGCCTGCCAACATCCATACCGAATGGATTACATACACACATCAATTACGGACTCTTAATGACGTTGAATTTCCGCGATACGTTTCACTGCGGGAACATCAACGAATTGAGATTCACGGATTCTCAGACGCGAGCGAGCTAGCATACGGTGCATGTCTATACATACGCACAATAGACAAATACGGACATATTGAAACGCAACTTTTCTGCGCAAAATCTCGCGTCGCGCCTTTAAAAACCGTTACGCTTGCCCGTCTCGAATTATGCGGTGCAGTTCTTTTAGCCTCTTTATACACAACCGTGCGAACAGCCATTACTCATGTCATCGACGAGACATATTTGTGGACCGATTCGACCATAGTCCTCAACTGGATAAACAGTCAACCTTGCATGTTGAAAACGTTCGTAGCCAATCGGGTAGCTGACATACAGGGAAAAACCGACGTTACGACTTGGCGCCATGTCAGGTCAGAAGACAACCCAGCCGACCTTATGTCTCGTGGAGTGATGCCCGCACAATTCCTGAACAATGAGTTGTGGCGTCATGGTCCCAAGTGGTTGCGTTACAACATAACCACGTGGCCAGAATCTAAGTTCAAATCCTCGAACAACGTACCGGAGATGAAGAAAACGATCTGTCTCGCTACATCAATCGTTCGGATCGATGAAATCGTAAACCGATATTCGTGCATACGGAAACTCATTCGAATCGTAGCATACTGTTTACGCTTCCGTCCAAATCGGCGAATTACGGGTCCATTAACGGTCGCAGAACTTCAAGAAGCCCATACACGCGTTATCAAACTGGTCCAATCCGTTGCGTTTGCTCAGGATTTACAAAATCTCAAAACTGGAGAGCTTCACTCAAAGAGCAAGCTTCGTTCGCTCCACCCGTTCCTCGACAGCCAAGGAATTTTACGCGTCGGAGGAAGACTTCAAAACGCGACGATACCTTTTGCACAAAAACATCCGATTCTACTGCCTAAGGGAAATCATATAACAGATCTCATCATTCGCGAGGCTCATACGCAGAATCACCATGCAGGTGTAACTGCCACATTATATAATGTACGCCAGAAATACTGGCCCATTGACGGAAAGAATGAAACGCGCAAAATCATTCGACAATGCGTACGATGTTTTCGGGTTCGTCCACCTGACGTAGAGTATTTAATGGGAAATTTACCTGCGGCTCGTGTTACTGGCATTCGACCCTTTTATAATTGTGGCGTCGACTATTGCGGACCATTCTACGTGAAGGAACGGCGCTACCGAAATCGagcacaaataaaaatttacgtcGCTGTATTTACCTGCTTCGCAACCAAAGCAGTACACCTCGAGGTTAGTGAATGA
- the LOC143265691 gene encoding uncharacterized protein LOC143265691, translating into MKRVVGPELFTIEQFTTLTIEIEAILNSRPLTPLSSDPNDPLALTPGHFLIGSSLTGIAEDDFSDTPSNRLSLWQHIQKVKQDFWTRWYKEYINHLSVRHKWTKGTHSIQEGTIVVLKENHLPPMAWHLARVEEIHSGADGITRAVTVRTSHGRYKRNVKNMAPLPIEREDLPSSREQMMSEDQDQPTS; encoded by the coding sequence ATGAAACGCGTAGTCGGACCTGAATTGTTTACGATCGAACAATTCACAACTTTAACAATCGAAATTGAGGCAATCCTTAATTCACGTCCTCTCACCCCGCTTTCCTCCGATCCCAATGACCCTTTGGCATTAACTCCCGGCCATTTCCTGATTGGGAGTTCTTTAACGGGCATTGCCGAGGATGATTTCAGCGATACACCATCCAACAGACTATCGCTGTGGCAGCACATCCAGAAAGTGAAACAAGACTTCTGGACGAGATGGTACAAGGAGTACATTAACCATCTAAGCGTGCGCCATAAATGGACCAAGGGGACACATAGCATCCAGGAAGGCACAATCGTGGTTCTGAAGGAAAACCACCTTCCACCTATGGCCTGGCATCTAGCAAGGGTCGAGGAAATACATTCCGGGGCAGACGGAATCACCCGGGCAGTCACCGTCCGGACGAGCCATGGACGATACAAGCGGAACGTCAAAAACATGGCACCTCTTCCAATCGAAAGAGAGGATCTTCCATCATCACGGGAGCAGATGATGTCAGAAGATCAAGATCAGCCAACATCTTGA